Proteins encoded by one window of Acuticoccus sp. MNP-M23:
- a CDS encoding substrate-binding domain-containing protein: MPITGLGPHGERAVSPAWKSLTPSDIAAARERRFRVAVVLHTNDSDWSRQQLTGMVGTFGDSAVVVNEVVDCGFRADAQSNALQRLSNEPLDAIISIPVANASVAEAHRCVSRAGIRLFLQENVPTGLLPGTDYTSFISADNFGLGLICAELLSPHVATGSEIGLMTYGIDFYSSNEREIAFRRWMIANRPDLTVRMIRFPSLDAVGETTRAFIDASPAIAGLFVVWDTPALAAIHAFEAAGYDIPVTTVDLGRDAAICLARGRQIVGIAAQEPFRQGVAAAETVIQSLLGVAVPHWIALPGLPVTRENVAESYQTVWRSQILEKHSFAPTPKPAA, translated from the coding sequence ATGCCGATAACCGGATTGGGCCCGCACGGCGAGCGCGCGGTTTCGCCAGCCTGGAAATCTCTCACCCCGTCCGACATTGCTGCGGCGCGCGAACGGCGGTTCCGCGTGGCCGTGGTGTTGCACACCAACGACAGCGACTGGTCCCGGCAGCAGTTGACGGGCATGGTTGGCACATTCGGCGACAGCGCCGTCGTCGTGAACGAGGTCGTCGACTGCGGCTTCCGGGCGGACGCCCAGAGCAATGCCCTGCAGAGGCTGAGCAACGAGCCACTCGATGCGATCATCTCCATCCCGGTTGCGAACGCGTCCGTTGCCGAGGCGCACCGTTGCGTGTCTCGCGCCGGCATCCGGCTTTTCCTGCAGGAAAACGTGCCAACCGGGCTGCTGCCTGGCACCGACTACACCTCGTTCATATCCGCGGACAATTTCGGGCTCGGCCTGATCTGCGCCGAGCTTCTGTCTCCCCATGTCGCAACCGGCAGCGAAATCGGGCTGATGACGTATGGCATCGATTTTTATTCATCCAACGAACGCGAGATTGCCTTCAGGCGCTGGATGATCGCGAACCGCCCCGACCTGACGGTCCGCATGATCCGCTTTCCGTCGCTGGATGCGGTGGGCGAGACCACACGCGCTTTCATCGACGCCAGCCCGGCGATTGCAGGACTGTTCGTCGTCTGGGATACGCCAGCTTTGGCCGCAATCCATGCGTTCGAGGCGGCCGGGTACGACATTCCCGTCACCACGGTGGATCTTGGTCGTGACGCTGCGATCTGCCTGGCGCGTGGCCGGCAGATCGTCGGCATTGCCGCGCAGGAGCCGTTCCGCCAGGGCGTCGCGGCCGCCGAGACCGTGATCCAGTCGCTTCTGGGCGTTGCGGTCCCGCACTGGATCGCGCTGCCAGGGCTCCCGGTGACAAGGGAAAACGTGGCCGAAAGCTATCAGACGGTTTGGCGCTCGCAGATTCTGGAAAAACATTCGTTTGCTCCAACTCCAAAACCCGCGGCGTGA
- a CDS encoding ROK family protein, with protein MADNGIFENGSRKRGRGRPRNADAAARSLATILNLVRTGAANTRQELERESELGRAIVADRLATLIGLQLADESAFAEAAGGRAPRLVQFNADRARVIVATLDQTAIGVGIADLSGTLLTVHHETLDLGEPPESTIARLCALFEWILEKEERSVPLWGIGISVPGPVRMAPGEDFLVTTPAFLPAWNGIPFVERLSVQFGAPVWMRSSVETMTVGELYSGDDAETSDMLFVKVGKRIGAGIVCDGQLYRGAQGSAGLIGQMPTTFGGRTAALDVLAGSDMITAEGLAAARDGSSPALADILSRGGDVTAIDVGQAAQMGDPVSMEIMARSGNLIGHVVAAFANMLNPSIIVLSGSVAQTNDILLAAVREAVYGESHPLVTRDLKIRASRLGSSAGLLGAAKVVIEALFDSDFLREWITLSEPTALERFRQTLSSHDRDKPPARYDPPAAPPHTRRDEQEGR; from the coding sequence GTGGCCGACAACGGGATATTCGAGAACGGATCGCGCAAGCGCGGCAGGGGAAGGCCGCGCAATGCCGACGCCGCGGCGCGGAGCCTGGCGACCATCCTCAATCTCGTGCGCACCGGGGCTGCCAACACCCGTCAGGAGCTGGAACGCGAAAGCGAGCTCGGACGGGCCATCGTGGCCGACAGGCTCGCCACCCTGATCGGGCTGCAACTGGCCGACGAAAGCGCCTTTGCCGAGGCGGCAGGCGGCCGGGCGCCGCGGCTCGTCCAGTTCAACGCCGACCGTGCGCGGGTGATCGTCGCGACGCTGGACCAGACGGCCATCGGCGTCGGCATCGCCGATCTGTCGGGCACGCTTCTGACCGTGCACCACGAAACCCTGGATCTTGGCGAACCGCCGGAGAGCACGATCGCCCGGCTTTGCGCCCTGTTCGAGTGGATCCTCGAAAAGGAGGAGCGGTCAGTGCCGCTGTGGGGGATCGGGATTTCGGTTCCTGGCCCCGTCCGGATGGCGCCGGGGGAGGATTTTCTTGTCACGACCCCGGCGTTCCTGCCCGCCTGGAACGGCATTCCATTCGTCGAGCGTCTCTCGGTCCAGTTCGGGGCCCCGGTCTGGATGCGCAGCAGCGTGGAGACGATGACCGTCGGTGAACTCTACTCAGGCGATGATGCGGAGACGTCCGACATGTTGTTCGTCAAGGTCGGCAAGCGGATTGGCGCCGGAATTGTCTGCGACGGGCAGCTCTACCGCGGCGCGCAAGGGTCGGCCGGGCTGATCGGCCAGATGCCGACAACGTTCGGCGGACGCACGGCCGCGCTGGATGTATTGGCCGGGAGTGACATGATCACCGCCGAAGGACTCGCCGCCGCCCGCGACGGGAGCAGCCCGGCGCTGGCCGACATCCTGAGCCGCGGCGGCGATGTCACCGCCATCGACGTCGGGCAGGCCGCACAGATGGGCGATCCCGTCAGCATGGAAATCATGGCGCGCAGCGGCAACCTGATCGGCCATGTCGTGGCTGCCTTCGCCAACATGCTGAACCCGTCGATCATCGTCCTCAGCGGCTCGGTCGCGCAGACGAACGACATTCTCCTCGCCGCCGTACGTGAGGCGGTCTACGGCGAATCCCACCCGCTCGTCACGCGAGACTTGAAGATCCGCGCCTCGCGCCTCGGCAGCTCCGCCGGGCTCCTGGGGGCTGCGAAGGTGGTGATCGAAGCGCTCTTCGACTCGGACTTCTTGCGGGAATGGATCACCCTCAGCGAGCCAACGGCCCTTGAGCGGTTCCGCCAGACGCTTTCCAGCCACGACCGGGACAAGCCGCCGGCTCGATACGATCCGCCCGCGGCGCCTCCCCACACGAGGCGCGATGAACAGGAGGGGCGATAA
- a CDS encoding sugar phosphate isomerase/epimerase family protein — protein sequence MVQWNLAYHANCWGPLGGDAVGVTSITQLTYRTFGDMGQAFEDIARAGYQGVEVFDGNLMDVPAREFTQMLGINGLALVAAYSGGNFIFDDIIEEELARIRRVADRAAELGAPHLVVGGGATRATGIRDADYGKLGAALDRVAGIARERGLTAHYHPHLSTIVEGPEQVRRIFSETGIDFCPDTAHLAAAGGDPAAMIREHRDRISYVHLKGLQREPFAFTPLDRGDVDSGPIVDALIDTGFDGWVTVELDAWDDPLGGAVQSRNYLESRLKLA from the coding sequence ATGGTGCAGTGGAATCTCGCCTACCACGCGAACTGCTGGGGCCCGCTTGGAGGCGACGCGGTGGGCGTAACTTCGATTACACAGCTGACCTATCGAACCTTTGGCGATATGGGGCAGGCGTTCGAGGACATAGCGAGAGCCGGATACCAGGGTGTCGAGGTTTTCGACGGCAACCTGATGGATGTCCCGGCCCGCGAATTCACGCAGATGCTGGGCATCAACGGGCTTGCACTGGTTGCAGCCTATTCCGGCGGCAACTTCATCTTCGATGACATTATTGAAGAGGAGCTGGCGCGGATCCGCCGCGTCGCGGACCGTGCCGCCGAACTCGGGGCGCCGCATCTGGTCGTGGGCGGCGGAGCAACGCGCGCCACCGGCATTCGCGATGCCGACTATGGCAAGCTTGGCGCCGCGCTCGATCGGGTCGCTGGCATCGCCAGAGAGCGCGGGCTCACCGCCCACTACCATCCGCACCTGTCGACCATTGTCGAGGGCCCCGAACAGGTGCGCCGCATATTCAGTGAAACCGGGATCGACTTCTGCCCGGACACGGCCCATCTGGCCGCCGCCGGCGGCGATCCCGCGGCCATGATCCGCGAGCATCGGGACCGGATCAGCTACGTGCATCTCAAGGGCCTGCAACGCGAACCGTTCGCATTCACGCCGCTCGACCGCGGCGACGTCGACAGCGGCCCGATCGTCGACGCGCTCATCGACACGGGATTCGACGGTTGGGTGACCGTCGAGCTGGACGCCTGGGACGATCCCCTCGGCGGCGCCGTCCAAAGCCGCAACTACCTTGAATCGCGACTGAAATTAGCCTGA
- a CDS encoding substrate-binding domain-containing protein yields the protein MIRTMFTRGAIAAAFLAGGLASMPAHADPDAALAALQSTVLSKGPSGEEPSPASDLVLSDDEIAKIKAMNATAAIVMHYGGNDWSRAQVEGMRYQFGEMGVEVIAVTDAGFKPEKQVADIETVLAQKPDIIVSVPTDPAATAAAYKAAADAGVKVVFMENTPPGLEVGKDYISVVSADNYGNGVASAHLMAKALGGKGKVGMVFFAADFFVTQQRYDAFKATMASDYPDIEIVAEQGVGGPDFSGDADKAASAMLISNPDLDGIWAVWDVPAEGVVSAARVSGRDDLVITTIDLGENVAINMAQGSYVKGIGAQRPFDQGVAEAMLAGYGLLDKEAPAFVALPALPVTKDNLLDAWKTVYRTDATANIQKSMN from the coding sequence ATGATAAGAACAATGTTCACGCGCGGCGCCATCGCAGCCGCGTTCCTTGCGGGCGGACTTGCCAGCATGCCGGCCCATGCCGACCCGGATGCCGCGCTCGCGGCGCTTCAGTCTACCGTGTTGTCGAAGGGTCCCAGCGGCGAGGAGCCGAGCCCGGCATCCGACCTCGTCCTTTCCGATGACGAAATTGCAAAGATCAAGGCGATGAACGCCACCGCCGCCATCGTCATGCACTACGGCGGCAATGACTGGTCGCGGGCCCAGGTCGAGGGGATGCGCTACCAGTTCGGCGAGATGGGCGTCGAGGTCATTGCCGTGACCGACGCTGGCTTCAAGCCCGAGAAGCAGGTCGCCGACATCGAGACCGTCCTGGCGCAGAAGCCGGACATCATCGTCTCGGTCCCGACCGATCCTGCGGCGACCGCTGCGGCCTACAAGGCGGCGGCCGACGCCGGCGTGAAGGTCGTCTTCATGGAAAACACGCCGCCGGGGCTGGAAGTCGGCAAGGACTACATTTCCGTGGTTTCCGCTGACAACTACGGCAACGGCGTCGCGTCGGCGCACCTGATGGCCAAGGCTCTCGGTGGCAAGGGCAAGGTCGGCATGGTCTTCTTCGCCGCCGACTTCTTCGTGACCCAGCAGCGCTACGATGCCTTCAAGGCGACGATGGCGTCGGACTATCCGGACATCGAGATCGTGGCCGAACAGGGCGTCGGCGGACCCGACTTCAGCGGCGACGCTGACAAGGCGGCCTCCGCCATGCTGATCTCGAACCCCGACCTCGACGGGATCTGGGCCGTCTGGGACGTTCCGGCGGAAGGCGTGGTTTCCGCAGCGCGGGTTTCCGGGCGCGACGACCTCGTCATCACCACGATCGACCTTGGCGAAAACGTCGCCATCAACATGGCCCAGGGCAGCTACGTGAAGGGGATCGGCGCACAGCGGCCGTTCGACCAGGGCGTGGCTGAAGCGATGCTGGCCGGCTACGGCCTCCTGGACAAGGAGGCGCCTGCCTTCGTCGCGCTGCCGGCACTGCCCGTCACCAAGGACAACCTCCTCGACGCGTGGAAGACCGTTTACCGCACCGACGCGACGGCAAACATCCAGAAGAGCATGAACTGA
- a CDS encoding Gfo/Idh/MocA family oxidoreductase: MTKTLNVAMIGGGFMGKAHAMAYAVMPMFFWPAAAIPHRKVVVDVTDEMAEDARLRFGFDEASSDWRSVVNRDDVDIVDICTPNNVHAEIAIAAAKAGKHIMCEKPLARGGEEARQMLDAVNQAGVIHMVAFNYRRTPAVALAKKYIDEGRIGKILNFRGTYLQDWSADPDGPLSWRFQKKIAGSGTIGDIGTHVVDLAHYLVGPIAAVSAMTPTYIKTRPVQSGGVDKLGASDKNANAERAAVDVEDELVSMLKFQNGAIGSLEATRNGYGRNNFITFEIHGTEGSIAFNYERRDELQVMFNSDPADARGFRTVYTGPAHPYGEGLWPIPALGIGYSETKIIECHDFFTAIATGKQPSPNFADGHLTEVVADAMIESGKTQQWVNVAS, translated from the coding sequence ATGACAAAAACGCTGAACGTGGCGATGATCGGTGGCGGTTTCATGGGCAAGGCCCATGCGATGGCTTACGCCGTGATGCCGATGTTCTTCTGGCCGGCCGCGGCCATCCCGCACCGAAAGGTCGTGGTGGATGTCACCGACGAAATGGCCGAGGACGCCCGTTTGCGGTTCGGCTTCGACGAAGCGTCTTCGGACTGGCGCTCCGTCGTGAACCGGGATGACGTCGACATCGTCGACATCTGCACGCCCAACAATGTGCATGCCGAGATTGCCATCGCAGCAGCGAAGGCCGGCAAACACATCATGTGCGAAAAGCCGCTCGCCCGCGGCGGCGAAGAGGCGCGCCAGATGCTGGACGCCGTCAATCAAGCCGGCGTGATCCACATGGTTGCCTTCAACTACCGGCGGACGCCGGCAGTGGCGCTGGCGAAGAAGTATATCGACGAGGGCCGGATCGGAAAGATCCTCAACTTCCGCGGCACCTACCTGCAGGACTGGTCGGCCGATCCGGACGGCCCGCTGTCGTGGCGGTTCCAGAAGAAGATCGCCGGCTCGGGCACCATCGGCGATATCGGCACGCACGTTGTGGATCTGGCGCACTACCTTGTGGGCCCGATTGCGGCGGTGTCCGCGATGACGCCGACCTATATCAAGACGCGCCCCGTCCAGTCGGGCGGCGTCGACAAGCTGGGCGCCAGCGACAAGAACGCCAACGCCGAACGCGCGGCGGTCGATGTCGAGGACGAGCTGGTCTCGATGCTGAAATTCCAGAACGGCGCCATCGGTTCTCTGGAGGCGACGCGCAACGGCTATGGCCGCAACAACTTCATCACTTTCGAGATCCACGGCACCGAGGGCTCGATCGCCTTCAACTACGAGCGGCGCGACGAACTCCAGGTGATGTTCAACAGCGACCCTGCCGATGCGAGGGGTTTCCGCACCGTCTACACGGGGCCGGCGCACCCGTATGGCGAGGGGCTGTGGCCGATCCCGGCTCTAGGCATCGGCTATTCCGAAACCAAGATCATCGAGTGCCATGACTTCTTCACCGCGATTGCCACCGGAAAGCAGCCCTCGCCCAACTTTGCGGACGGCCACCTGACCGAAGTTGTGGCCGATGCGATGATCGAGTCGGGCAAGACCCAGCAATGGGTCAATGTAGCCTCATGA
- a CDS encoding sugar ABC transporter ATP-binding protein, with the protein MTPTAHAVDMRGISKRFGGVHALRSVDFQVDAGEVHALLGGNGAGKSTILKVLNGVHAPDEGTIEVCGTRITEPSPEAARAAGMAMIFQEMSLVPSLTVAQNVFLNREMKTRLGLIDDREGERKARDLFDLLEVDVNPKALVAELGAGQRQLTEIVKAISQDARVLVLDEPSTALSVSDVDRLFVFLRKLKARGVAVIYVSHRMDEIARIADRATILRDGRHVITAPLSELPMDTMIEHIIGKRSSGFHDVKREDVEIGAPLLELVGVSGRNKPVEVTLTVHRGEIVGLAGLLGSGRSSLAKVIAGIEPCASGEIRLSGKPILARSPRDAIEAGIALVPEARATQGIIPAHSVADNLTMAVLDKLSSRGWIEREAVAITADGQIADLSIKTASRDHPVGTLSGGNQQKVVIGKWLAADPALFVLDEPTAGIDIGSKSEIIRLIRELAKAGKGVVMVSSELSELLTACDRIVVLSEGRLAGSYARKDLDDPTIAAGDTAHRLQAAEQKLQSHIQNALKDQETRHAH; encoded by the coding sequence ATGACCCCCACGGCTCATGCGGTGGACATGCGCGGCATCTCCAAGCGTTTCGGTGGCGTGCACGCACTGAGGAGCGTCGACTTTCAGGTCGACGCGGGAGAAGTCCATGCGCTGCTGGGTGGCAACGGCGCCGGCAAGTCGACCATCCTTAAGGTGCTGAACGGCGTCCACGCGCCTGACGAGGGCACCATCGAGGTCTGCGGTACCAGAATCACCGAGCCATCGCCGGAAGCGGCCCGAGCGGCCGGCATGGCGATGATCTTTCAGGAGATGAGCCTCGTCCCCTCACTGACGGTCGCCCAGAACGTCTTCCTGAACCGCGAGATGAAGACGCGACTCGGCCTGATCGACGACCGCGAGGGCGAGCGGAAAGCGCGCGACCTGTTCGACCTTCTGGAGGTCGACGTGAACCCGAAGGCACTGGTGGCCGAACTCGGTGCCGGCCAACGGCAGCTGACAGAGATCGTCAAGGCGATCAGCCAGGATGCGCGCGTGCTGGTGCTGGACGAGCCGTCCACTGCGCTTTCCGTCTCGGACGTGGACCGGCTTTTTGTTTTCCTGCGCAAGTTGAAGGCGCGCGGTGTGGCCGTCATCTACGTGTCGCACAGGATGGACGAGATCGCGCGCATTGCCGACCGTGCGACCATCCTTCGCGACGGCCGACATGTCATCACGGCGCCCCTGTCCGAGCTGCCGATGGACACCATGATCGAGCATATCATCGGCAAACGATCCAGCGGCTTTCATGATGTGAAACGCGAAGACGTCGAGATTGGCGCTCCTCTTCTGGAGCTTGTGGGCGTGTCTGGCCGCAACAAGCCGGTGGAAGTAACGCTGACGGTGCACCGGGGCGAGATCGTGGGGCTGGCCGGCCTCCTCGGATCGGGCCGCTCGTCGCTCGCCAAGGTGATTGCCGGGATCGAGCCATGCGCGAGCGGCGAGATCCGGCTCTCCGGCAAGCCGATCCTCGCTCGCAGCCCGCGAGATGCGATTGAAGCTGGCATCGCACTTGTCCCTGAAGCGCGAGCGACACAGGGCATCATCCCCGCGCATTCGGTGGCCGACAACCTGACGATGGCGGTGCTCGACAAGCTGTCGTCGCGCGGTTGGATCGAGCGTGAAGCGGTCGCGATAACCGCCGACGGGCAGATCGCAGACCTCTCGATCAAGACCGCCTCGCGCGACCACCCGGTGGGCACGCTGTCGGGCGGCAACCAGCAGAAAGTGGTGATCGGCAAATGGCTCGCAGCCGACCCTGCCCTCTTCGTGCTGGACGAACCCACGGCCGGCATCGACATCGGGTCGAAGTCCGAGATCATCCGCCTGATCCGCGAACTGGCGAAAGCCGGCAAGGGCGTCGTCATGGTTTCTTCCGAACTCAGTGAACTTCTGACCGCCTGCGACCGGATCGTTGTCCTTTCCGAAGGGCGCCTTGCCGGCAGCTACGCTCGCAAGGACCTTGATGACCCCACCATTGCAGCCGGCGACACCGCACATCGGCTGCAAGCCGCCGAGCAAAAACTCCAATCCCACATCCAGAACGCCCTGAAGGATCAGGAAACGCGCCATGCCCACTGA
- a CDS encoding ABC transporter permease, which translates to MPTEKSGQSQGLVSRASFANWRKYIIYIGFVAIFLIFAATLSDKGFLNPNNLLNIFRQTAMIAVMAIAMTFVLASGEIDLSVGAVAGLASVTVAMAIDSGGMVFGIFAGLATGIAAGVFNGLLTTRIGIPSFLTTLAMMGIAKGVAMWISDSAAVPIINPIYSWFFGGGSIGKLPVLLIWMLVIGVIGHFVLRRTTFGRRVLASGGGETAARYSGIDTRSVKFRVLVISATAAALAGMLYAGRLQSGRFQFGEGDELSVIAAAVLGGTSLFGGYGTVVGTIVGALMIGLINNGLILMGLEFSQQLIARGGIIILAVALNQKRS; encoded by the coding sequence ATGCCCACTGAAAAATCCGGCCAATCACAGGGGCTTGTTTCCCGCGCAAGCTTTGCCAACTGGCGAAAATACATCATCTACATCGGCTTCGTCGCAATCTTCCTGATCTTTGCGGCGACACTGAGCGACAAGGGGTTCCTCAACCCCAACAACCTGCTCAACATTTTCCGGCAGACTGCGATGATTGCGGTGATGGCAATCGCGATGACCTTCGTGCTGGCGTCCGGGGAGATCGACCTCAGCGTCGGCGCGGTGGCAGGGCTTGCCTCGGTCACGGTCGCGATGGCCATCGACTCGGGCGGGATGGTCTTCGGCATCTTTGCCGGGCTGGCCACCGGTATTGCCGCCGGCGTGTTCAATGGCCTTCTGACGACGCGGATCGGGATCCCCTCATTCCTGACGACACTTGCGATGATGGGAATCGCAAAGGGCGTTGCGATGTGGATCAGCGATTCCGCCGCGGTCCCGATCATCAACCCGATCTATTCCTGGTTTTTCGGCGGCGGCTCCATCGGCAAGCTGCCGGTCCTCCTCATCTGGATGCTGGTGATCGGCGTGATCGGACATTTCGTCCTGCGGCGAACGACCTTCGGCCGGCGGGTGCTGGCAAGCGGCGGCGGCGAGACGGCTGCACGCTATTCCGGCATCGACACGCGGTCGGTCAAATTCCGGGTTCTGGTCATCTCGGCAACGGCCGCAGCACTCGCCGGGATGCTGTATGCGGGCCGCCTGCAATCAGGCCGCTTCCAGTTCGGCGAAGGCGATGAGCTGTCCGTGATCGCAGCAGCGGTCCTTGGCGGCACCAGCCTGTTCGGCGGTTACGGCACCGTTGTCGGCACCATCGTCGGGGCGCTGATGATCGGCCTCATCAACAACGGGCTGATCCTGATGGGCCTGGAATTCAGCCAGCAGCTCATCGCGCGCGGCGGCATCATCATCCTCGCCGTCGCTCTGAACCAGAAGAGGAGCTGA
- a CDS encoding putative quinol monooxygenase — protein sequence MTIGCTIIGTVVAKPEMQAELKAILGALVAPTRAETGCINYDFHVDAADPCVFVFYENWTNRQALDEHLAKPHLKPLLDRQAELLARPVEIRHLVMLSEIPGRPAA from the coding sequence GTGACCATAGGATGCACGATCATCGGAACCGTCGTTGCAAAACCCGAGATGCAGGCGGAGCTCAAGGCGATCCTCGGAGCGCTGGTTGCGCCGACCCGGGCCGAAACGGGCTGCATCAACTACGACTTCCATGTCGACGCCGCAGACCCTTGCGTCTTCGTCTTCTACGAAAACTGGACGAACCGGCAGGCGCTGGACGAGCATCTGGCCAAGCCGCATCTGAAACCGTTGCTGGACCGGCAGGCAGAACTGCTCGCGCGGCCGGTGGAAATACGCCACCTGGTCATGCTGAGCGAAATTCCCGGCCGGCCGGCAGCGTAG
- a CDS encoding MBL fold metallo-hydrolase, whose product MAAPRLNTQVPGWYRFLIGEFECTIIWDGYIHHLYDGLFPNGDPAEVQRLQEAYRLPLDHIPMDLNPALVNTADRLFVVDTGMGQKRPIMGDFTGKMAQNMASAGLHQADVDVVLITHMHPDHTFGLIRPDGSKTYPNADLVVPRIDWEEWTDTRNLGRDDFRGVWTEGILEAVAPYRDRIRLVEPGEQPFAGVSVMSVAGHSSGQCAYIFESNGEKVIFTGDATHHHVFDPHHPEWFFHNEFDSNPAQGAEAKATVFRKAVDERLRFHGYHFPYPGLGIIIPADDGSFRYLPDMPTPRLGPGRFGT is encoded by the coding sequence ATGGCCGCACCGCGCCTCAACACGCAGGTACCAGGCTGGTACCGCTTCCTGATCGGTGAGTTCGAGTGCACGATCATCTGGGATGGCTACATCCATCATCTTTATGATGGGCTGTTCCCGAACGGCGATCCAGCCGAAGTGCAGCGGTTGCAGGAGGCATACCGCCTGCCGCTCGATCACATCCCGATGGACCTCAACCCGGCGCTTGTGAACACCGCAGACCGGCTGTTCGTCGTTGATACCGGGATGGGCCAGAAGCGCCCCATCATGGGAGACTTCACCGGCAAGATGGCGCAGAACATGGCTTCGGCTGGGTTGCACCAGGCTGACGTCGATGTCGTGCTGATCACCCATATGCATCCCGACCACACGTTCGGTCTCATCCGCCCGGACGGCAGCAAGACCTACCCGAACGCCGACCTCGTCGTGCCGCGGATCGACTGGGAGGAATGGACCGACACGCGGAACCTCGGCCGGGACGATTTTCGCGGCGTATGGACCGAAGGAATTCTGGAGGCCGTCGCGCCGTACCGGGACCGCATCCGCCTCGTCGAGCCGGGCGAACAGCCTTTTGCGGGTGTTTCGGTCATGTCAGTGGCCGGTCACTCTTCCGGGCAATGCGCCTACATTTTCGAGAGCAACGGGGAGAAGGTGATCTTCACCGGTGACGCAACCCACCACCACGTCTTCGATCCGCACCATCCCGAGTGGTTCTTTCACAACGAGTTCGACAGCAACCCTGCGCAGGGTGCCGAGGCGAAGGCGACTGTTTTCAGGAAGGCCGTCGATGAACGGCTCCGGTTCCACGGCTACCATTTTCCGTATCCGGGCCTCGGGATCATCATCCCGGCAGACGACGGATCGTTCCGGTATCTGCCTGACATGCCGACGCCCCGGCTGGGACCGGGGCGCTTTGGCACCTGA